CCCGGTCGGCGCTGCGCCGCTGGCTGGAGATGCGGCGGCCGGACGGGGAGAGCGTGTTCCTCACCGACAGGCGCCCATGGGCGGACGGGACGGCGATCGACCTGAACCCGCCGCCACCGGAACGCTGAACCGGATGCGCGCGGTGAGCACGCCCGGCTCCTCGCGGAACCACTCCGCACCGAGCCGGGCGAAGAGCCGCTTGCCGCGCGCGTTGTCCGACTCGACCAGCGCCTCGATCCCGCAGGCGCCGGACGCCCGGGCCTCCCACACCAGGTAGGCCGCGGCCCGGGTGCCGAGCCCACGGCCCTGCCAGGCGTCCTCGATCAGCAGCCCGGCCTCCCACATCGTCTCCGCGCCGGTGCCGATCACGTTCACCAGCCCCACCGTGCGGCCCTCCACGGTGACCAGCGCGCTGAACCCGTAGCTCGGCTCGCACAGCGCCGCCCACTCCGCCGCCCTGATCCGATCCCGCTGCCCGTGGTAGCGGGCCCGCCGCGTCTCGGCCGAGCAGCGCGCGTGCATGTCGTTCACAGCGTCGAGATCGGACGCCACGGCCCGCCGCATCACCGCAAGGTCGCGCATATCGTCCATGCCCCAACGGTCGCGGCGGGAACTGCTCACTCACCAGCCCGCCACTGCTCACCGACTGCCGACGGCATCCCCCGATATGGCCGGCAAACCGACACAAGCCCTTATATACCGCAATTCCGGCGGTGGCCCGACGATCACGGTACCGCTCCACGGCGGGCCGCGCCCGCACTGCGCGACCACCACCGATCCGTGACGGCTACCCTCGGCGGGTGCGTATCCTTTCGATCATCACCGCGGCGCTCGCCGTCCTGCTGCTCTCCGCCTGCGTCTCCCTGGACAACGCCGGCGAGGTCATCCGCGAGAACCCGGAGATGATCGTCTTCCTGGAGCCGGACATCACGCCCGAGCAGCGGGCCGACGTCGAACAGGCGTTGCGCGCACTGCCCGGCGTCACCGAGGTCGCACTGATCACGAAGGAACAGGCCTACCAGGACCTCACCGAGTTCCTGAAGAACCAGCCGAGCGCGGTGCCGATCGACCGGAACAACCTGTCGGAGAAGTTCACCGTCCGGACCACCGACCTGGACGCGTACCAGGCGCTGCGCGACGCCGGCACCGCGACCACGCTGTCCGAGAGGGCCGGCGTGGACGAGGTGCTCTTCCAGTGCGTCACCCGGGCCGATTGCCGCGAGGACCTCGGCGGCTGAGCCGGCGCCGGGCGGGGGACCCGGTCAGACCGTGTTGAGCAGGTCCAGCGCGCTGTGCTGGCAGCCGTGGTTGGTGTCGATGTACGGGCCGGACCAGTGCGAACCGTACGCGTCGAAGGTGTTGCGGTTGCCGGCGTAGATCGTGTCTGCGTTACGGCGCAGCCAGGGTGTGTAGGCGCCGCCGGTCGCGCGGTTCAGGACGCCGAGGCCGCGGGCGAACGCGCCCTTCCAGGACGGCTGGTCGCCGGCGCAGTTGTCCTGCTCGCCGGGCTCGCGCAGGATGCCGTTCTGGGTGAGGCGGCCGGAGACCGTGACCGCGTCCGCGAGGCGGCGCGCGGTGGCGAGCTGCTCCGCGTTGCCGGTCAGCCGGTACAGGCCGGTCAGCGCGTTGATCAGCACACCCTGGTTGTACGTGAGCGGGCCGCTGACGCCCCGGCAGGTCTGCAGGCTGATGCCGTCGATGACCAGGTTGTCCCCGTTGATCATGCCGGTGCCGCGGAACCACGCCCAGCCGGCCTCCGCGCGTTGCCGGTGGACCGCGCTGCCGGTGCGCTGCGCGATCTCCGCGTTGAGCTGGATGTAGAGGCTGTTCGAGATCGCGTTCTTGTACTGCCGGTCGTTGCGCCACCACACGCCGCCGCCGCACACGCCGTCCCAGAAGCCGTGCATGTGCTCCGCGTCGGCGCGCGCGGTGTTCAGGTAGCGGACGTCGCCGGTCAGGTCGTACGCGGCCAGCCAGGCCAGGCCCCACCAGCCGGTGTCGTCGATGTACTCGTTGCGGAACTGCCCCTGCGCCGCGTTGATCTGCCGGTCGTAGGTGTTCGCGATCGCGTAGGTGTAGCTGCCCATGCCGGAGACCCGGATGTTCTCGATCAGCGCGGACATCGCGTTCGCGCTGGTCCACCACGCGTTGCCGTCGAACAGGCCGGTGGCCCGGTCGTAGCGCATCATCAACGCGGTCGCGGCCGCGCGCCCACGGTCACCGGCGTTCCAGGTGCTGCGCGCCCACGGCGTGCAGGCGATCTCCGGCCGGTCGGCCGCCTTCGCGCAGGCGCGGAGCACGCCGACGCCGCGGGTGGCCCAGTCGTCCACGTTGAACATCGGGCTACGGGCGGCGCGCTGCCCGCCCGCCACCGTGGTGAGACCGAGCCGGCCGCCGGACGCCCAGCCGCGGCCGCCGTCGAACGACCGGTCCAGCCACACCTCGTCGCCGGGCGAGCCGTTCTCCACGGTTCCCCAGATCATCGTGTCCGGGTCGCTGACGTGCACGCGCACGGTGCGGCCGTGGACCGCGGCGCTGACCGGCGCCCGGTCGCCACCGGCCTGCCCGGCGTCCCGCCCGTCGCAGTGGATGTTGCAGATCGCCGCGGCCGCGACGACCTCCGCCGAGCTGACCGAGGTCTGGGCGATCAGCCCGCCCGCGGCCGCCACCACCAGCGCGACCGACCCGATGATCATGCGTCTCATGTGTCCGCCTCCCACGCGCGACTGACGCACATCATCCCTCCGGTTCCCCACGAAAGGACATTAATTAGGGTTGATTTAGGCAATATCCGTCATCGCAGCGTGTTGGCCGCCGCCAGCGCGACGCCGCGCCGGCGCGTGACCAGGCGGGCGGCCAGCGTCAGCGCGTGGTTGAGCCGCCCGGCCACCGCGCTCGGCGGCGGGTCCCGCCGGTCGAGCACGCGCAGCGCGGCGCCGACCACCTGCGCGGGCGTCCGGTAGCGGGAGCCGCCGGCCGCGTCCGCCGTCCCGACCACGTCGAAGTACTCGCTGCTGGTGACGCCCGGCGCGAACGCGAGCACCCGCAACCCGGTGCCGCGCGACTCCGCCCACAGCGACTCGGTCAGGCTGAGCACGAACGCCTTGGACGCGGAGTACGCGGCCTGGTTCGGCACCGGCGCGTACGCGGCCACGCTGGTCACGTTCAGCAGGTAGCCGCGGCCGTGTGCGCGCAGGCGGTTGATGAACGCGCGGCTGATGTCCGCCACCGCGGTCACGTTCACCGCGATCATGTGCCGCAGCCAGGCCGGATCGTCGTCGTGGAACCGTCCCCAGCTGCCGTGCCCGGCGTTGTTGATCACCGCGGTGACCGCGATGCCGCGCCGGTCCAGCTCCGCCGCGAGCGCGGCGCCCGGCGCGATGCCGCTCAGGTCGAAGGGCAGTGCCGTCACGGGTACGCCGTGCGCCGCCCTCAGCTCGGCCGCGAGCGACTCCAGCCGGTCCGCCCGGCGGGCGACCAGGACCAGGCCCGATCCCCGCGCGGCGAGCCGGCGGGCGAACTCCGCGCCGATCCCGGAACTGGCGCCGGTGATCAGGACGGTCTGCAGGTGGTGTTCCAGTTCTCGCATGAATGGCACCGTACGCCATTTTGACAGCCTCTGCCAATATGGCATCTGCTGATACGATCGGCGGATGGGCATCCGGGAACGCAATCGGCGCGCGGTGGAGCGGGAGATCGACGACGCCGCCATGCGGCTCTTCGTGGCGCAGGGCTTCGACGCCACCACCACCGACCAGATCGCGCGCGAGGCCGGCGTCTCGCCACGCTCGCTGTTCCGCTACGTCGGGTCCAAGGAGGACATCGTCCTCCGCGACATGCTCGCCGCCGGCGAATCCGTGCTGGCCGCGCTGCGCGCCCGGCCGGCCGGCGAGACCGCGTGGGAGGCGCTGCGCGCCGCGCTGCACGTGCTCGAGGACAACCCGCCGGACCGCGCGCTCGCGCTCGCCGAGATGTTCCTGAGGACACCGTCGCTGCGCGCCCGCCGCCTGGAGAAGCGGCTCGCCTGGCTGGACCTGCTGGTCCCGGAGGTCACCCGCCGGCTCGGCCGGGCACCCGGCGACCTGCCCGACCCGGCCGCGCACGCGATCGTCTCCGCCGCGCTGGCCTGCCTGGACAGCGCCACCGAGATCTGGGCGCGCCGCGGCGGCAGCGGCGACGTCGTGGCGCTCTTCGACGAGGCCCTGGACGCGGTCCGGCACGCCTGAGACGGCCTCTGCGGCCGTGCCCGCCGCCCTCGACCTCGCCTGCACCGACCGACCGAGCCGCGCTGGGCGGCGGGCGAGCGCGAGCGCTGGGCCGCCCGCGCGGCCGTCGCCGACCACGGCCGCTTCGCGCCGGACTGGCCGGAGCCGGCCGCCGGCGCCACCACCGGCACCTCGCTGACCCCGTGGCAGACGGTCTGGCTGTTCCTGCGCGGCCCGGAAGAGCTCGCGATCCCGCAGCTCGCGCACTGGGTGCCCACCCGGCACGTGGGCCGCCGGGACCTGGCGATGGCGACGATCGCGCGGTTCGGCGCGGACGCGCTGCCGCTGGGGCTCGCGGCGGCCGGGGCCGAGCCGGACCGGACGGGCCTGCTGCTGATGCCGTTCGCCGGACCCGAACCGGCCGCGCTCGCCGCCGGCTGGCTACGCCACCTCGGGTCGGGCCGGCTGTGGTCCCGGCGGTGGCTGCACCGGCACGCCACCGCGGCCGCGCGTGCGCTGATCCCGGCCGCGGCCGGCCGGGCGGGACGCGCCCGGCAGAACGCCGAGGACGCGCTCCGCTTCCTGGCCGGTTCCGGGCACACCGCCGTGCTGACCGACATCGCGCGCGGGTACGGAGCACCGGCCGCCGCCGCGCTCGAGGCCCTGCTGAAAAGGCCCGCCACGGTACGGCCGGTGCGGCTGCCCGGCTGGGCGCGGCCCGCGGCGCTGCCGGAGATCCGGTTGCGCGACGGCGGCACGCTGCCCGCCGACGAGGTAGCCGAGCTGATCACGGCGCTGGCCACAGCCCGGCTCGCCGACCCGCCGGAGCCGCCGCCCGGCTCCTACCACCCGATCGACGCCGTCGAGTCGTCCGCGACCGCCCAGCCGCTGGTCACGTCGGACGTACCCGCGCGGGTCCGCGACGGCGACCCGCGGAGCACGGCGGAGTTCGGCTGGGCGCTGATGGAGGCGTGGCTGGGCGACTGGATGCCGGCCGCGCACGCCTGGGCGCTGCTCGCGCAGGCCCGCCTCGCGGACGACGAGACCGTCGGCCGGCTGGCCCCGCTGGTCCGGTCGTGGCCGAGCCGCAGCCGCTTCGCACGGGCGGCCGCGACCGCGACCCGTGGCGGGCCACCGGCCCGGTCCCGCCCGGCGACGTGGACCCGGTCTCGCTCTCCGAGGCGCTCACGGCGCTGCGGGACCTCGCAGACTGAGCGGGTCGAGCGCGGTGCCGGCGTCGTACTCGACCCGGTAACCGCCGGCGCCGAGCGCGGCCACCGACGCGTCCGTCACCCGGCGCAGTTCCGCGGCGTCGTCCGGGTCCGGCACCTGCCCGAGCGCGGCGAACGCGCGGTCCGTCAGCCCGAGCATGCGCGCGGCCCGCGCGTGGTCGCCCTCGGCGTCCGCCAGCGCCGCCGCGGCCACGCAGACGTAGGGCACGAACGCGTCGTAGCCGCGCGCGAAGACCGCCTCCCGGCTGCGGGCGAACAGCTCCCGTGCCCGGGCCACGTCGCCGAGGTGCAGCTCCGTGAACGCCAGGTTGTGCAGCTCCGAGACGACGGTCTCCGGCCGGCCCAGTTCCTCGTTCAGCGCGATGCTGGCCTCGTAGAGTCCGCGCGCCGTGACCAGGTCGCCGGACATCCGCGTCACCGCGGCCAGCACGTGCCGGGGGCGCTCCTCCAGCCGCCGGTCGCCGCTGCGGACCGCCACGTCCAGCGCGGCCGAGGCCAGCCGCCGGGACTCCACCAGGTCACCGCCGCGCGCCGCGACGCGGGCCAGCGCGTACAGCGCCTCCACCTCGCCGGCCGGGTCGCCGGCCGCCCGGGCCCGCGCCACCTCGGCCTCCGCGAGCCGTACCACGCCGTCGCTGTCGCCACGCCGGAACGTGGCCCGGATGCGCTCCGCGAAATCGCTCATGATCCGGACACCGTACTCCGGGGCGAGTCGTTCGGCGCGGGGCTGTCATGATTGCCCGATGTTCCAGGTGGGGGCGCGGTCGCGCCGGGTCGGTACGTTCATGCTGGCCGAGGACGAGGCCGCGTTCGGGGAACGGCTCGCACCGGTGGTCGCGGAGCTGGGCGGGTGGGAGACGCACGACCGGCGGGCGCGGGCCAGCACACCGCACCCCTCACTGCCGGACGCGATGCGCCACCACGGATCGCAGGCGTTCCTGCGGCTGCGCGGCGGGGACGGCGGGCCGCTGATCCAGTACCAGCGGTCGACGACCGCGGGCGGGGCGACGGCGATGCGGCCCGGGCGGCTGGCCTGGACATGGTTCCCGGACGAGCACGCCGACCCGGTCCGGCGGGACTTCACCACGCTGGCCGACGCGGCCTGGACCGCGCTGCAGGCGGTCACGTCCCCGGACGTGGCGACCACCGACGGCCGCGCCGGCCGCGGATACCGGATCGGCCCGGCCGCGCGGGCGTGGATCCTCGCGGGGCCGGACCGCCGGCTGCACGACGGGGTCCCGCTGGTCCTGACGGAGACGAACCGATGACCCCGCGCCCGGTACGGATCGCGGTGAGCGGCCTCGGCGCGATCGGCGGTTCGCTGCTCCGCCTGATCGCCGCCGACGACGCGGACCGGCGCCGCACCCACGGTCTCGACCTGCGCGTGGTGGCCGCGGTCGACTCCTCCGGCGCGATCGTCGACGCCGGCGGCATCGACCCGGTCGCGCTCGCCGCGCACAAGGCCGCGGGTGGGCGCGCCGTCGACCTGCCCGGCGCGACCGTGGCCGGAACCACGGTGGCGGACGTGCTCGCCACCGGCACCGGGATCGACATGCTGGTCGAGGCCGGCCCCGGCGACCTGGAGACCGGCGGCGCCGGCCTGGCCGCGGTCCGTGCCGCCCGCGCGGCCGGCATCCCGGTCGCGCTGGCCGCGAAGGCCCCGCTGGTGCTCGCCTGGGACGAGCTGACCGGTCCCGGGCCGGCGGTCGGATACAGCGCGTGCGTCGGTGGCGCGCTGCCGACCGTGACGCTGGTCCGGGCCACGCTCACCTCCGCGCGCGCGACCCGGGTCGAGGCCGCGCTGAACGGCACCAGCGTCTACGTGCTCAGCCTGATCGAGGACGGCCTCTCCCCCGCCGACGCGGTCGCCCGTGCCCAGGCCACCGGCATCGCCGAGCCGGACCCGTCGTTCGACCTGGACGGCTGGGACGCCGCCTGCAAGCTGGTCATCCTCGCGAACGCCACGCTCGGCACCCGGGCCCGGCTGTCCGACGTGGACCGCACCGGCATCACCGGCGTCACCCGCGACGACCTGCTGCGGGCCCGGGCCGCCGGCCGGCGCGTCGTCCCGCTCGGCACCGCGGTCCCCGGCGCCGACGGCTGGCGCCTGACGGTCGCGCCCGTCGAGCTGCCCGGCGACCACCCGCTGGCCCGGATGGACGCGGAGGAGATGGGCGTCGTCGTCCACACCGACGTCGCCGGCCGGCTGTCCGCCACCACCCGGGAACCCGACGCGGTGCCGTCCGCCGCCGCCGTCCTCCGCGACATCCTCACGCTCGCGCGCACGCCCGGGCGGTGACCCGGGCCGGCCCGCTCACCGGGTCTCGCCGGGCCAGCCGAGGTCGTTCCACAGCTCCGGGTGGCGGGTGAGGTGGACCAGGCGCTCGATCAGGCGGCGGTGGGCGGCGGTGTGCGCGGTGCCGCCCCACATCGGGGTGGCGCTCAGACCGTCGGCCGCGGCCACGACCAGCGCGACCACGTCCTCCGGCAGACCGTCCGCGGCCAGGTCGGCCTCGATCCGGCGGGCGTCCGCGACGGCCAGTTCGGCCACGGCCGGCACGATCATCAGCTGGGCGATCAGTGCCAGCGAGTCACGCACCGCGACCTCGTCGTCGGCCAGCACCGACCGCAGGTAGGCGCGGGTGAGCCGGCCCGGCGCGGTGTCGTGCGGGTCGAGCGCCGCGTCCATGCTGGCCTGGAACGCGGCGAGCTGGTCCCGGGCCACCTCCAGGATCAGCCGTTCCTTGCTGGCGAAGTGGTAGATCAGCCCGCCCTTGGAGACGCCGGCGAACCGCGCGATCTCGTCCAGCGACGCGTGGATGCCACGCGCCCGGATCGCCGACCCCGCGGCGGCCAGCAGCGCGCGTCGCGTGTCCTCCGGTGACCGGCCCGCCGTGCGTCCCACGCCCGTCACCGTACCCAGCGCGGGTCCTCGGTCCTCGATGCGGTCCCGCGCGTTCGGCCTGTGGCCGCTACGCCCGCCGGGACGGGATCAGCGCCCACGCCAGCACCGCGGCCCCGAGCGTCAGGCCGGCCGCGACCAGCGACGTCGTCTGCATCGCCGTGATGAACGCGTCCCGGGCCGCGGCCGCCGCGTCCGAGCCGGGCGCGAGCACCCGCAGCGCCGAGCCGAGCGAGTCACGCACCTCCGCGGGCGCGCCCGGGCCGACGCCGGACCGGTAGACGGCCGTGACCAGCGAGCCGAGCACCGCGATGCCGAGGACCACGCCCAGCTCGTTCGCGGTCTCGGTGATCGCGGAGACCGAGCCGGCCTTGCGCGGCGGCGCGGCGGACACGATCGCGTCGCCGGTCAGCGTCATCGCCAGGCCGATGCCCAGGCCGATCGGGACGAGCGCGAGGCCCAGCCACGCGTACGGCCCGTGCGCCGCGGCCGCGACCCCGGCCAGCCCGGCGGCGGCCAGCACCAGCCCGAGCGCGATCGCCCGGCCGCGGCCGAGCCGGGTCGCGGCCACGCCGACCACGGCCACCACGGCGATCGACGCGAGCGTCGCGGGCAGCTCCGCCAGGCCGGCCTGGAGCGGTCCGTGGCCGCGCGCGAACTGCAGGTACTGCGAGAAGAAGAACAGCAGCCCGGTCAGCGCGAAGATCGAGATCATGTTCGCCGCGACCGCGCCGGAGAACGCGGGACTGCGGAACAGCTCCACGTCCAGCATCGGCGCCGCCAGCCGCCGCTGCCGCCGGACGAACAGCACGCCGCCGAGCAGGCCGGCGGTCAGGCAGCCCACGGTCACGGCGTCGAGGCCGGACCCGGCCAGATGCTTGACCGCGTAGACGAACGGCACGATCGCGGCCATCGACAGCGCCGCGGAGAGCACGTCGAAGCGGCCCGGATCCGGGTCGCGCGACTCCGGCAGCAGCAGCCAACCCGAGATCAACACCAGGACCATCACCGGTACGTTGATCAGGAACACCGAGCCCCACCAGAAGTGCTCGAGCAGGAACCCGCCGGCGAGCGGCCCGATCGCGGACCCCGCACCGAACGCGGTGGACCAGATCGCGATCGCCCGGGTGCGCTCGGCGTCGTCCGGGAAGATGTTCCGGATCAGCGACAGCGTGGACGGCATCAGCGTCGCACCGGCCACACCGAGCAGCAGCCGCGCGCCGATCAGCGCCTCCGCGCTCGGTGAGAACGCGGCCAGCAGCGACGCCGCGCCGAACGCCACGGACCCGAGCAGCAGCACCCGCTTGCGCCCGAACCGGTCGGCCAGGTTGCCGGCCAGCACCAGCAGCCCGGCCAGCGCCAGCGAGTAGACGTCACCGATCCACAGGATCTGCTCCGCGCTCGGTGCCAGGCTCGCCGACAGCGCCGGCACCGCCAGCGCCAGCACGGTGCCGTCGATCGCGAGCAGCAGCACCGCCGCGGCCAGCACGGCCAGCGCCGCCCACCGCCGCCGCGCCGACAGCACCGGCGCCGAGGTCACAGAGATGTTCACGCCCGAAACTTTACCGACCAGTCGGTGCAGTTTCTAGGGTGAGCTACGGCTCAGGCCGGTCGTCGCGCCGATCGCCCCACCGACGGGTGGGCGCCCGGGACACGTGCCGGGCGCCACCACGCACGGCGGACCCGTGGTCGAAACAACGGTTCCGGCCATCAGCGCGTCTCAGGCCATCAGCGCGGGCAGTTCGCGGGTCGCCTCGGGGCCGCTGGTCAGCCGGGCGGCCAGGGACCGCAACAGCGGCAGCGCGGCCGCCCGGGCGCCGAGGCGGAGCAGGCGGACGCCGGCGCGGGACCGCGGCGCCGCGATCCGGGGTACGCCGGGCGGGAGTTTCTGGGCCGCGGTGGTCAGCGGGCGCATCCACCGCTCGTAGCGGGTGAGGGCCTCCGCCGGGGACGCCGCCCGGGACAGGTAGGCGGCCAGCACGTACGCGCCGGTGATGGCGAGGGAGGTGCCACCGCCGCCGATCGGGGTGACGCACCAGGCGGCGTCGCCGAGGAGGCAGACCCGGCCGTGGTGCCAGGTGGGGCAGTCGATCTGGCGGAGCCAGTCGACGTAGAGGTCGTCGGCGGTGTCGAAGCCGTCCAGGACGCGCGGCGCCACCCAGCCGACGCCGGCGAACCGGTCCCGCAGCGCGGCGCGCACCCCGGCGTCGTCGAGGCCGTCCAGTTCCGGGGTGGGGGTGCGGAAGTTGAGCGTGGCCCGGGTGCTGCCGACGTCGTCCGGGCGCAGCATCACCTGGCGTGCGCCGGGGGCGACGAGGACGCGCCACCAGTCGTCGTCGGCCGCGGTCCGCGGGATCGTTCCGTAGGCGGAGTACATGCCGAGCGCCCGCTCGCGCGGGGCGGAACCGAAGACCAGGTCGCGGGTCCGGGATCCGACGCCCTCCGCGACCACGACCAGCGCGAAGCGCTCCCGGGTGCCGCCGGCGAACTCCA
This genomic window from Catenuloplanes niger contains:
- a CDS encoding GNAT family N-acetyltransferase, which produces MDDMRDLAVMRRAVASDLDAVNDMHARCSAETRRARYHGQRDRIRAAEWAALCEPSYGFSALVTVEGRTVGLVNVIGTGAETMWEAGLLIEDAWQGRGLGTRAAAYLVWEARASGACGIEALVESDNARGKRLFARLGAEWFREEPGVLTARIRFSVPVAAGSGRSPSRPPMGACR
- a CDS encoding permease-like cell division protein FtsX yields the protein MRILSIITAALAVLLLSACVSLDNAGEVIRENPEMIVFLEPDITPEQRADVEQALRALPGVTEVALITKEQAYQDLTEFLKNQPSAVPIDRNNLSEKFTVRTTDLDAYQALRDAGTATTLSERAGVDEVLFQCVTRADCREDLGG
- a CDS encoding tetratricopeptide repeat protein, which produces MSDFAERIRATFRRGDSDGVVRLAEAEVARARAAGDPAGEVEALYALARVAARGGDLVESRRLASAALDVAVRSGDRRLEERPRHVLAAVTRMSGDLVTARGLYEASIALNEELGRPETVVSELHNLAFTELHLGDVARARELFARSREAVFARGYDAFVPYVCVAAAALADAEGDHARAARMLGLTDRAFAALGQVPDPDDAAELRRVTDASVAALGAGGYRVEYDAGTALDPLSLRGPAAP
- a CDS encoding FAD-dependent monooxygenase, with amino-acid sequence MRILVTGASVAGPAAAYWLARTGHDVTVVEAAPELREGGQNVDVRGTGREVIRLMGLEDAVRGRNTGEVGTRFVDGRGAAVAEFPVDGREGTDGPTAELEILRGALARLLVDACPAAVTWRFGDRIAGLTQDGDGVDVEFAGGTRERFALVVVAEGVGSRTRDLVFGSAPRERALGMYSAYGTIPRTAADDDWWRVLVAPGARQVMLRPDDVGSTRATLNFRTPTPELDGLDDAGVRAALRDRFAGVGWVAPRVLDGFDTADDLYVDWLRQIDCPTWHHGRVCLLGDAAWCVTPIGGGGTSLAITGAYVLAAYLSRAASPAEALTRYERWMRPLTTAAQKLPPGVPRIAAPRSRAGVRLLRLGARAAALPLLRSLAARLTSGPEATRELPALMA
- a CDS encoding SDR family NAD(P)-dependent oxidoreductase, with the protein product MRELEHHLQTVLITGASSGIGAEFARRLAARGSGLVLVARRADRLESLAAELRAAHGVPVTALPFDLSGIAPGAALAAELDRRGIAVTAVINNAGHGSWGRFHDDDPAWLRHMIAVNVTAVADISRAFINRLRAHGRGYLLNVTSVAAYAPVPNQAAYSASKAFVLSLTESLWAESRGTGLRVLAFAPGVTSSEYFDVVGTADAAGGSRYRTPAQVVGAALRVLDRRDPPPSAVAGRLNHALTLAARLVTRRRGVALAAANTLR
- a CDS encoding TetR/AcrR family transcriptional regulator, coding for MGRTAGRSPEDTRRALLAAAGSAIRARGIHASLDEIARFAGVSKGGLIYHFASKERLILEVARDQLAAFQASMDAALDPHDTAPGRLTRAYLRSVLADDEVAVRDSLALIAQLMIVPAVAELAVADARRIEADLAADGLPEDVVALVVAAADGLSATPMWGGTAHTAAHRRLIERLVHLTRHPELWNDLGWPGETR
- a CDS encoding TetR family transcriptional regulator, with translation MGIRERNRRAVEREIDDAAMRLFVAQGFDATTTDQIAREAGVSPRSLFRYVGSKEDIVLRDMLAAGESVLAALRARPAGETAWEALRAALHVLEDNPPDRALALAEMFLRTPSLRARRLEKRLAWLDLLVPEVTRRLGRAPGDLPDPAAHAIVSAALACLDSATEIWARRGGSGDVVALFDEALDAVRHA
- a CDS encoding homoserine dehydrogenase, whose translation is MTPRPVRIAVSGLGAIGGSLLRLIAADDADRRRTHGLDLRVVAAVDSSGAIVDAGGIDPVALAAHKAAGGRAVDLPGATVAGTTVADVLATGTGIDMLVEAGPGDLETGGAGLAAVRAARAAGIPVALAAKAPLVLAWDELTGPGPAVGYSACVGGALPTVTLVRATLTSARATRVEAALNGTSVYVLSLIEDGLSPADAVARAQATGIAEPDPSFDLDGWDAACKLVILANATLGTRARLSDVDRTGITGVTRDDLLRARAAGRRVVPLGTAVPGADGWRLTVAPVELPGDHPLARMDAEEMGVVVHTDVAGRLSATTREPDAVPSAAAVLRDILTLARTPGR
- a CDS encoding glycoside hydrolase family 76 protein, giving the protein MRRMIIGSVALVVAAAGGLIAQTSVSSAEVVAAAAICNIHCDGRDAGQAGGDRAPVSAAVHGRTVRVHVSDPDTMIWGTVENGSPGDEVWLDRSFDGGRGWASGGRLGLTTVAGGQRAARSPMFNVDDWATRGVGVLRACAKAADRPEIACTPWARSTWNAGDRGRAAATALMMRYDRATGLFDGNAWWTSANAMSALIENIRVSGMGSYTYAIANTYDRQINAAQGQFRNEYIDDTGWWGLAWLAAYDLTGDVRYLNTARADAEHMHGFWDGVCGGGVWWRNDRQYKNAISNSLYIQLNAEIAQRTGSAVHRQRAEAGWAWFRGTGMINGDNLVIDGISLQTCRGVSGPLTYNQGVLINALTGLYRLTGNAEQLATARRLADAVTVSGRLTQNGILREPGEQDNCAGDQPSWKGAFARGLGVLNRATGGAYTPWLRRNADTIYAGNRNTFDAYGSHWSGPYIDTNHGCQHSALDLLNTV
- a CDS encoding MFS transporter gives rise to the protein MNISVTSAPVLSARRRWAALAVLAAAVLLLAIDGTVLALAVPALSASLAPSAEQILWIGDVYSLALAGLLVLAGNLADRFGRKRVLLLGSVAFGAASLLAAFSPSAEALIGARLLLGVAGATLMPSTLSLIRNIFPDDAERTRAIAIWSTAFGAGSAIGPLAGGFLLEHFWWGSVFLINVPVMVLVLISGWLLLPESRDPDPGRFDVLSAALSMAAIVPFVYAVKHLAGSGLDAVTVGCLTAGLLGGVLFVRRQRRLAAPMLDVELFRSPAFSGAVAANMISIFALTGLLFFFSQYLQFARGHGPLQAGLAELPATLASIAVVAVVGVAATRLGRGRAIALGLVLAAAGLAGVAAAAHGPYAWLGLALVPIGLGIGLAMTLTGDAIVSAAPPRKAGSVSAITETANELGVVLGIAVLGSLVTAVYRSGVGPGAPAEVRDSLGSALRVLAPGSDAAAAARDAFITAMQTTSLVAAGLTLGAAVLAWALIPSRRA